The Halomonas sp. THAF5a genome segment CGCCGAGGGCGTCGCCGCCGAAGATCAACGGGTCACCACCGCGGTGCGCCAGATGCTCGACGACATCCGCGAGCGGGGCGAGCCCGCCGTGCGCGAGTACGCCGAGAAGTTCGACGGCTGGACCGACGACTTCGTCCTCAGCGACGCGAAGCGCCAGCGCCTGATCGACAGCGTGCCGCAGTCGGTGAAGGACGACATCGACTTCGCCCATCGCCAGATCAAGCGTTTCGCCGAAGCCCAGCGCGACAGCCTGACCTCCTTCGAGATCGAGACCGAGCCCGGCGTGCTGCTCGGCCAGCGGGTGCTGCCGGTCGACTGCGCCGGCTGCTACATCCCCGGCGGCCGCTACGCCCACGCCGCCTCGGCGCTGATGAGCGTGGCGACGGCCAAGGCGGCCGGGGTGCCCCACGTGGTGGCCTGCTCGCCGCCACGCGGCGACAGCATCAACCCGGCGGTGGTCTACGCGCTGCACGTGGCCGGTGCCGACATGATCCTCGAGATGGGCGGCGTGCACGCCATGGCGAGCATGGCCTTCGGCCTGTTCGGTGGGCGCGAGGCCGATATCCTGGTCGGCCCGGGCAATGCCTACGTGGCCGAGGCCAAGCGCCTGCTGTTCGGCCAGGTCGGCATCGACGTCTTCGCCGGCCCGACCGAGTCGGCGGTGATCGCCGACGACTCCGCCGACCCGATGACCATCGCCGTCGACCTGGTCTCCCAGGCCGAGCACGGCACCAACTCGCCGGTCTGGCTGTTTACCACCAGCGAGGCGCTGGGCCGGAAGGTCATCGAGCTGGTGCCGAAGGTCGCCGACGACATGCCCAACGCCGACGTCATCCACGCCGCCTGGCGCGACCACGGTGAGGTGATCCTGGGCGACACCCGCGAGGAAGTCGTCGAGGTCAGCGATCGCTACGCCTGCGAGCACCTGCAGGTGCTGTGCGAGGACCTCGACTGGTGGAAGGAGCACCTGAGCAACTATGGCTCGCTGTTCCTCGGCGAGGGCAGCACCGTCACCCACGGCGACAAGTGCTCGGGCACCAACCACATCCTGCCGACCAAGCGGGCCGGTCGCTATAGCGGTGGCCTCAACGTGCACAAGTTCATG includes the following:
- the hisD gene encoding histidinol dehydrogenase is translated as MTIRHLKQAEGAEGVAAEDQRVTTAVRQMLDDIRERGEPAVREYAEKFDGWTDDFVLSDAKRQRLIDSVPQSVKDDIDFAHRQIKRFAEAQRDSLTSFEIETEPGVLLGQRVLPVDCAGCYIPGGRYAHAASALMSVATAKAAGVPHVVACSPPRGDSINPAVVYALHVAGADMILEMGGVHAMASMAFGLFGGREADILVGPGNAYVAEAKRLLFGQVGIDVFAGPTESAVIADDSADPMTIAVDLVSQAEHGTNSPVWLFTTSEALGRKVIELVPKVADDMPNADVIHAAWRDHGEVILGDTREEVVEVSDRYACEHLQVLCEDLDWWKEHLSNYGSLFLGEGSTVTHGDKCSGTNHILPTKRAGRYSGGLNVHKFMKVLTTQQLSEEANRTFSAVGSRISRTEGMEGHARACDWRLTKYFPDEQWEFPVHHQPRY